One Camarhynchus parvulus chromosome 26, STF_HiC, whole genome shotgun sequence genomic window carries:
- the LAD1 gene encoding ladinin-1 isoform X2: MSFSRRNWSDLSSLARQRTLEDEEEQQRERRRRHRNLLSSTSTDEEPASPAKDTSPASSRPSSLVKPQFPEDGEERKLSEVLKTQEGRRTRCLPAVSEKLRQEKEQKEAGVAGSCPETEAQPRGRQESSGAAEEAAAGRGDPPRDRSLEPAPERKVVLRARLQDKDQGVQTARGEQRKEAKEPPEVGSCRLREVKILTRVGNRSTEEKTSAVTSSPEQQPSRNPSKQVIQLSPPRDEAAEKPDPSPTHVTSIRRASPRTVSFRIISKKQKEESQSPLTRSASLRIPGSNSTIGEKLEKYNSAVQRSEGVKSSVPAQKSRLLSSEGVASKRNFFERSAPGKAEPAAPRKDSLKIPGSVTSRINLWISRAQEPAKEENGKEIRRINSLAKRDVWIKQPGDASGDTKLQ; encoded by the exons ATGTCCTTCAGCAGGAGGAACTGGTCCGATCTCTCCAG cctggccaggcagAGGACCctggaggatgaggaagagcagcaaagAGAGCGCCGGCGAAGGCACCGGAACCTGCTGTCATCCACCTCCACGGATGAGGagcctgccagccctgccaaggaCACCAGCCCAGCTTCCAGCAG ACCTTCGTCCCTGGTGAAGCCGCAGTTTCCGGAGGACGGGGAGGAGCGAAAGCTCTCAGAGGTGCTGAAGACACAAGAAGGGAGAAGAACGAGGTGCCTCCCAGCCGTGTCCGAAAAGctgaggcaggagaaggagcagaaggaggcaggggtggcagggagctgcccGGAGACAGAGGCACAGCCCCGcgggaggcaggagagcagcgGGGCTGCGGAGGAGGCGGCCGCGGGCAGAGGGGACCCGCCCCGAGAcaggagcctggagccagcCCCCGAGAGGAAGGTGGTGCTGAGGGCACGGCTCCAGGACAAAGACCAGGGAGTGCAGACTGCTCggggggagcagaggaaggaggcaAAGGAGCCACCAGAGGTGGGGAGCTGCCGGCTCCGGGAGGTGAAGATCCTCACCAGGGTGGGAAACCgcagcacagaagagaaaacCTCAGCGGTGACCTcatctccagagcagcag CCATCCAGGAACCCCTCGAAGCAGGTAatccagctgtcccctccccgaGATGAAGCTGCAGAGAAGCCAGACCCTTCTCCAACCCACGTCACCTCCATCCGACGGGCCAGCCCAAGAACCGTCTCCTTCAGG ATCATCTCCAAGAAGCAGAAAGAGGAGAGCCAAAGCCCTCTCACAAGGAG TGCGAGTCTGAGGATCCCAGGCAGCAACAGCACCATTGGGGAGAAGCTGGAAAAGTACAACTCAGCTGTGCAG CGCTCGGAGGGGGTGAAATCCTCCGTGCCTGCCCAGAAGAGTCGCCTGCTCTCCTCGGAGGGGGTGGCGAGCAAGCGCAACTTCTTCGAGAGAAGCGCTCCGGGCAAGGCGGAGCCGGCGGCTCCCAGGAAG GACAGCCTCAAGATCCCAGGGTCGGTGACATCCCGCATTAATCTGTGGATCAGCCGAGCTCAGGAGCCTGCCAAGGAGGAGAACGGCAAG GAAATCCGGAGAATCAACAGCCTGGCAAAGCGAGATGTCTGGATAAAGCAGCCTGGAGACGCCTCTGGAGACACCAAG TTGCAGTAA
- the LAD1 gene encoding ladinin-1 isoform X1, which yields MSFSRRNWSDLSSLARQRTLEDEEEQQRERRRRHRNLLSSTSTDEEPASPAKDTSPASSRPSSLVKPQFPEDGEERKLSEVLKTQEGRRTRCLPAVSEKLRQEKEQKEAGVAGSCPETEAQPRGRQESSGAAEEAAAGRGDPPRDRSLEPAPERKVVLRARLQDKDQGVQTARGEQRKEAKEPPEVGSCRLREVKILTRVGNRSTEEKTSAVTSSPEQQQPSRNPSKQVIQLSPPRDEAAEKPDPSPTHVTSIRRASPRTVSFRIISKKQKEESQSPLTRSASLRIPGSNSTIGEKLEKYNSAVQRSEGVKSSVPAQKSRLLSSEGVASKRNFFERSAPGKAEPAAPRKDSLKIPGSVTSRINLWISRAQEPAKEENGKEIRRINSLAKRDVWIKQPGDASGDTKLQ from the exons ATGTCCTTCAGCAGGAGGAACTGGTCCGATCTCTCCAG cctggccaggcagAGGACCctggaggatgaggaagagcagcaaagAGAGCGCCGGCGAAGGCACCGGAACCTGCTGTCATCCACCTCCACGGATGAGGagcctgccagccctgccaaggaCACCAGCCCAGCTTCCAGCAG ACCTTCGTCCCTGGTGAAGCCGCAGTTTCCGGAGGACGGGGAGGAGCGAAAGCTCTCAGAGGTGCTGAAGACACAAGAAGGGAGAAGAACGAGGTGCCTCCCAGCCGTGTCCGAAAAGctgaggcaggagaaggagcagaaggaggcaggggtggcagggagctgcccGGAGACAGAGGCACAGCCCCGcgggaggcaggagagcagcgGGGCTGCGGAGGAGGCGGCCGCGGGCAGAGGGGACCCGCCCCGAGAcaggagcctggagccagcCCCCGAGAGGAAGGTGGTGCTGAGGGCACGGCTCCAGGACAAAGACCAGGGAGTGCAGACTGCTCggggggagcagaggaaggaggcaAAGGAGCCACCAGAGGTGGGGAGCTGCCGGCTCCGGGAGGTGAAGATCCTCACCAGGGTGGGAAACCgcagcacagaagagaaaacCTCAGCGGTGACCTcatctccagagcagcag CAGCCATCCAGGAACCCCTCGAAGCAGGTAatccagctgtcccctccccgaGATGAAGCTGCAGAGAAGCCAGACCCTTCTCCAACCCACGTCACCTCCATCCGACGGGCCAGCCCAAGAACCGTCTCCTTCAGG ATCATCTCCAAGAAGCAGAAAGAGGAGAGCCAAAGCCCTCTCACAAGGAG TGCGAGTCTGAGGATCCCAGGCAGCAACAGCACCATTGGGGAGAAGCTGGAAAAGTACAACTCAGCTGTGCAG CGCTCGGAGGGGGTGAAATCCTCCGTGCCTGCCCAGAAGAGTCGCCTGCTCTCCTCGGAGGGGGTGGCGAGCAAGCGCAACTTCTTCGAGAGAAGCGCTCCGGGCAAGGCGGAGCCGGCGGCTCCCAGGAAG GACAGCCTCAAGATCCCAGGGTCGGTGACATCCCGCATTAATCTGTGGATCAGCCGAGCTCAGGAGCCTGCCAAGGAGGAGAACGGCAAG GAAATCCGGAGAATCAACAGCCTGGCAAAGCGAGATGTCTGGATAAAGCAGCCTGGAGACGCCTCTGGAGACACCAAG TTGCAGTAA
- the TNNI1 gene encoding troponin I, slow skeletal muscle has translation MPEPERKSKITASRKLLLKSLMLAKAKEEWDQEIVDKQAEKERYLSERVTPLHTSGLSLSQLQDLCRELHEKVEIVDEERYDIEAKCNHNTREIKDLKIKVLDLRGKFKRPPLRRVRVSADAMLRALLGSKHKVSMDLRANLKSVKKEDTEKERPVEVGDWRKNVEAMSGMEGRKKMFDAAKSPTGQ, from the exons ATGCCGGAGCC GGAG AGAAAATCCAAGATCACAGCCTCACGCAAACTCTTGTTGAAG AGTTTGATGCTGGCCAAGGCCAAGGAGGAGTGGGATCAGGAGATTGTGGACAAGCAGGCAGAGAAGGAGAGGTACCTGTCTGAGAGGGTCACCCCACTGCACACCAGCGGGCTCTCCTTGAGCCAGCTCCAG GActtgtgcagggagctgcacgAGAAGGTGGAAATTGTGGATGAGGAGAGATACGACATTGAAGCGAAATGCAACCATAACACCCGGGAG aTTAAAGATCTGAAAATCAAAGTCCTTGATCTCCGGGGGAAGTTCAAGCGGCCTCCCCTGCGCCGGGTCCGCGTCTCGGCCGACGCcatgctcagggctctgctgggctccaaGCACAAGGTGTCCATGGACCTCAGGGCCAACCTCAAGTCTGTCAAGAAGGAGGACACGGAGAAG GAGCGCCCTGTGGAAGTGGGAGACTGGCGCAAGAACGTGGAGGCCATGTCGGGCATGGAGGGCAGGAAGAAGATGTTCGACGCTGCCAAGTCCCCCACGGGGCAGTGA